The following proteins come from a genomic window of Nostoc sp. TCL26-01:
- the glgP gene encoding alpha-glucan family phosphorylase, which yields MTNSSANTAAIHLSQKLPSPLKRLADLAYNYWWSWSGDRLALFQAIDPQEWERCGHNPVSILESASYERLTQLAEDPFYLKQVSALAQEFDEYMNQKDTWVSRVAPQVTKDNPIAYFCAEFGIHESLPVYSGGLGILAGDHLKSSSDLGVPMVAIGLLYRQGYFRQRLSRQGWQEDYYIDNIFDRMPIELMKNPQGEPLTIQLEIRHRQVKVQIWRVQVGRVSLYLLDSDRHDNDPIDRWLTGHLYGGNSETRIAQEVVLGIGGVRALTALGIKPSVYHLNEGHAAFCTLEVARQEIERTGKSFYDIEATVRNSCVFTTHTPVPAGHDVFSPDLIDSYFAQYWPQLSLSREQFLALGARRLGDPWEPFGMTVLALRMSRACNGVSELHGQVSRKMWTVLYPHRSEDKVPIGYITNGVHAPTWTAPLLADLYNQYLGADWRTHAVDPQMWAKVDNIPDEELWSRHLILKERLVAYTRYKVRKAREQRGEDYQLIQASDSLLDPKILTIGFARRFSPYKRGDLILRDAQRALKIFSNAQRPVQIVFAGKAHPADEEGKRIIQRLMEWCHNSGIINRVAFIEDYDIYTGQKLVQGVDVWLNNPRRPLEASGTSGQKVCFNGGINCSVLDGWWCEGYQAGADGKGINGWAIGEDAHTSDQELQDRIDSQSLYHLLEEEIVPLYYDQDAQGIPHRWVQMMKASIKTNAPLFNTDRMIADYVTQVYVPEISTVVQPILAKVLL from the coding sequence ATGACTAATAGCAGTGCAAATACAGCAGCCATACATTTAAGTCAAAAGTTACCTTCTCCATTGAAACGCCTAGCAGATTTAGCTTACAACTACTGGTGGAGTTGGAGTGGCGATCGCCTGGCGTTATTCCAAGCCATTGATCCCCAAGAATGGGAACGGTGCGGACATAACCCAGTCTCCATTCTCGAATCTGCAAGTTACGAACGTCTCACCCAATTGGCAGAAGATCCATTCTATCTCAAGCAAGTTTCTGCCTTAGCGCAGGAGTTTGACGAGTACATGAACCAAAAAGACACTTGGGTGAGTCGAGTCGCACCACAAGTTACCAAAGACAATCCCATCGCTTATTTTTGTGCAGAATTTGGTATCCATGAATCCCTACCAGTTTACTCTGGTGGTTTGGGAATTCTCGCTGGGGATCACCTGAAATCATCCTCAGATTTAGGTGTACCGATGGTAGCGATTGGCTTACTGTATCGCCAAGGTTACTTTCGCCAACGCTTAAGTCGTCAGGGTTGGCAAGAAGATTATTACATAGATAATATCTTTGACCGGATGCCCATTGAGTTGATGAAAAATCCTCAAGGGGAACCCCTAACAATTCAATTAGAGATTCGCCACAGACAGGTAAAAGTGCAAATCTGGCGAGTGCAAGTAGGACGAGTCAGCTTATATCTACTAGATAGCGATCGCCATGACAATGATCCCATAGATCGTTGGCTGACTGGACACTTGTACGGCGGTAACTCAGAAACTCGCATCGCTCAAGAAGTCGTCTTAGGAATTGGTGGTGTCCGCGCCTTAACAGCCTTGGGAATCAAACCCTCAGTCTACCACCTCAACGAAGGACACGCGGCTTTCTGTACTCTAGAAGTTGCTCGTCAAGAAATCGAACGCACTGGCAAATCCTTCTACGATATCGAAGCCACCGTCCGTAATAGTTGTGTATTCACCACCCATACACCCGTTCCCGCCGGTCATGATGTCTTCTCACCCGACTTAATCGACTCCTACTTCGCGCAATACTGGCCACAATTGAGTCTATCCCGCGAACAATTTTTAGCATTAGGCGCACGTCGATTAGGCGATCCCTGGGAACCCTTCGGGATGACTGTCTTAGCCTTGCGGATGTCCCGTGCTTGTAACGGTGTGAGTGAACTCCACGGTCAAGTTTCTCGCAAAATGTGGACAGTCCTGTATCCTCATCGTTCAGAAGACAAAGTACCCATTGGTTATATCACTAATGGCGTTCATGCACCGACTTGGACAGCACCATTGTTAGCCGACTTGTACAATCAATACCTGGGTGCAGACTGGAGAACTCACGCTGTTGATCCCCAAATGTGGGCAAAAGTTGACAATATTCCTGACGAGGAATTGTGGTCACGTCATCTGATCCTCAAAGAAAGATTAGTAGCTTACACTCGATATAAAGTCAGGAAAGCGCGGGAACAACGAGGTGAAGACTATCAACTCATCCAAGCCAGCGATAGTTTACTTGATCCCAAAATCTTGACAATTGGTTTTGCTAGACGCTTTAGTCCCTACAAACGCGGGGATTTGATTCTCCGTGACGCACAACGGGCGCTGAAAATTTTCAGCAACGCCCAACGTCCAGTACAAATTGTCTTTGCTGGGAAAGCGCACCCAGCCGATGAAGAAGGTAAGCGGATTATCCAACGCCTGATGGAATGGTGTCATAATTCCGGTATTATCAACCGAGTTGCCTTTATTGAAGACTATGACATTTACACCGGACAAAAACTAGTCCAAGGCGTAGATGTATGGCTGAACAATCCCCGTCGTCCCCTAGAAGCTTCCGGAACAAGTGGACAAAAAGTCTGCTTCAACGGCGGGATCAATTGCAGCGTCCTGGACGGCTGGTGGTGCGAAGGCTATCAAGCTGGTGCAGACGGTAAGGGGATCAACGGTTGGGCAATTGGGGAAGATGCTCATACAAGCGATCAAGAATTACAAGACCGCATTGACTCCCAATCTCTTTATCATCTACTAGAAGAGGAAATCGTTCCTCTATACTACGATCAAGATGCCCAAGGTATCCCCCATCGTTGGGTGCAGATGATGAAAGCATCGATCAAAACTAATGCACCCCTATTCAATACAGACAGAATGATTGCCGATTACGTTACCCAGGTGTACGTTCCCGAAATTTCCACTGTCGTACAACCAATTTTGGCTAAAGTTCTGCTCTAA
- a CDS encoding DUF938 domain-containing protein: MSQLELSNTEEIPSLDEKPTLDPHPLSPYVAWAGKRNCNPILNVFKDKFPQGKGQVLEFASGSGFHIHYFAPHFPNLNFQPSDLNEEVLETIRQSTQQTGAKNVQSPIKLDLTAPETWSALEGKKFDAAFVINIFQVAPVAIADGIANIAASHLSEGGSLYIYGPFKVNGTFTTPSNEEFDRTLRSYGVPEWGLKDIADISKAANNYGLALKETVDLPANNFILIYGT, translated from the coding sequence ATGTCTCAACTAGAATTATCTAATACTGAAGAAATTCCTTCACTTGATGAAAAGCCAACCCTTGATCCACATCCATTAAGCCCTTATGTTGCTTGGGCAGGTAAACGTAACTGTAATCCAATTCTGAATGTCTTTAAGGATAAATTTCCTCAGGGCAAAGGTCAGGTTCTGGAGTTTGCTTCAGGTAGCGGTTTTCACATTCATTACTTTGCGCCCCATTTTCCGAATCTGAATTTTCAGCCCTCTGATCTAAACGAGGAAGTCTTGGAAACGATTAGACAATCAACCCAACAAACAGGTGCTAAAAACGTTCAGTCGCCCATCAAGCTGGATCTGACTGCACCAGAAACATGGTCTGCTTTAGAGGGCAAAAAATTTGATGCCGCTTTCGTCATCAATATCTTTCAGGTCGCACCCGTTGCTATTGCTGATGGCATTGCCAACATAGCTGCAAGCCATTTAAGTGAGGGTGGGTCTTTATATATTTACGGTCCATTCAAAGTCAATGGTACGTTTACAACCCCATCAAATGAGGAATTTGACCGGACGCTTCGCTCCTACGGAGTCCCAGAATGGGGACTCAAAGATATTGCAGACATTAGCAAAGCTGCTAATAACTATGGACTGGCATTGAAAGAAACAGTGGATCTACCTGCCAATAATTTTATCCTGATTTATGGGACATAG
- a CDS encoding YdhR family protein, producing the protein MSQVFIYAEYQVSVPFTEIDWVPINAEMKKFAGLISKTWLSGINTNTVGGFYEFDSLKNAQNYIDGLLIPFTKQINGTLSVKLFDGIVTKEASADIGSPFYLTTSR; encoded by the coding sequence ATGAGTCAGGTGTTTATCTATGCTGAGTATCAAGTTTCAGTGCCATTCACCGAAATTGATTGGGTGCCAATCAATGCGGAAATGAAAAAGTTTGCAGGATTAATCTCTAAGACTTGGTTAAGCGGAATCAATACCAATACTGTTGGCGGATTCTATGAATTTGATTCGCTTAAGAATGCCCAAAATTACATTGATGGTTTATTGATTCCATTTACCAAGCAAATCAATGGAACGCTATCGGTAAAGCTTTTTGACGGCATTGTCACGAAAGAAGCTAGTGCTGATATTGGTTCTCCGTTTTATTTGACTACCTCTCGATAA